The Diachasmimorpha longicaudata isolate KC_UGA_2023 chromosome 14, iyDiaLong2, whole genome shotgun sequence genome includes a region encoding these proteins:
- the LOC135169288 gene encoding uncharacterized protein LOC135169288 isoform X1 — MPTEVNGALPVVAGDILALRGSGLAAAETWALLCQAAQALQDLFLSNGGVVGGSRAGPVVTPHTLELTPRGRVTLQLAPPETARAYLPPEYRPGRMYSDTDSEKMWMYSLGRALVDTTPRVAALTGSVSVSPTSALQSVLAAMTEPDPRRRASLMNLLDVISEYCRTRLQSKPFTHIVMDMYREVVRSSQYAARRRFAMQSRMINMKSQRPPQHHHQPPPPAPSHYSKHHVKGNLFKTQSRNSRSHPNLQSLSGQEPTLSSPKPQFQSQMNIESINQMGNSAEVHHGRTNSQPVTTERTVGITQTRSNHNLAINSEQIQSGNNVYSDPIYALPVKPFLSSQDVRVNGLSAKSTVQRTDVYAQPVRVRCVRNGGSSQPNIAHLGRMTGDEVVYGAGRNCPPALLHRQYSNPQLPSRNSSDNNGALRNHLSNQGVGGRLRVFTANCDQEGHLQRNVEVSVKGVHGPTPPKPPRIITSVDRPAAPLPDTNGEPPPKPPRNAIRNGPRARRGKPVQRAPSRLYRAISGPTRCLNKTQCVGPEFVVRANQPSKLLTVGGVKTGCGGRIVVILLTGQRIDVTCDPQKITAGELFQAIVQAESLEENFTLGLAALLAGDFAMLPPETKLNKVAPPGWLNSGKSKGPLGLPTSFMLYLRLRFFLPSLRGIRSWISKHLLYLQIRRCILEQQLVCPLTQLVNLTGLALQAEFGNYSVNEHGRGDYFLLEHYIPESLILNPDHQNSHLTTEALKSRLHQAHRDRRGLDANSAEEMFITHAQGLHDYGSHFYIATVDTKELEKISDRIKKIEANRTADRPDTDNIYQTDSVDYSLYGKIEYSSPATYGNIESSEPMKNHRDDIYAVPKNSSGVSVAEKNNNNISNSSQNKSRSKKSETNVWLAVHGQGLKLFARAGRPRERSELIRVQWRDIQTLSYSKNCLVVYTKFAGKRAKFKLRMDHKKSYYAFKLTSLHHQFFLKLKSELTSLQGLQKDFGVALTSEGNSPRIKSGGKNSSSRISIAEGTKTGDQKVIPLEELQNKENENPQRDGGQAKCDDDEPVCYTPEEDALYAQVNARLEPEGASRDTEDEGERQARIDDAEGVTGAEGAEGEFSYSNVGGTYAGIKQGKSEEVGDVKHPEELYAAINKSLSKKNGYPTPEEVWDVAGKNAPAKNLAKVKTSSLPNYGTPRQSTGFRTPSLPRRLGVKMGTRAIYSSLVQRDPSLADDLESLSLKSDTASSIQSTSVHSTESPMPEAYVLNADIRTDDETFRIANDESMSASLVARLEELSFTEERILHTIKLERGHGGSIGLQVTEGNDGGVYVQAVSVGGSADMAGNVNKGDRILAINGQSLLNLRYEDALKLLQSSSETVELVLSQFTSNRTDALRQHHQEPIVNNYLQNLRFDISGEADVPGMTNKWLSHKSGDVASVQNTSSAYSSAASSAMGNHNINVYQIEDGFALNSASMLLSIEDFDVSRTSRQVFI, encoded by the exons ATGGAGGTGTTGTTGGTGGATCGCGTGCAGGACCGGTGGTAACACCTCACACACTGGAGCTGACACCGAGAGGTAGAGTGACTCTACAGCTGGCACCACCGGAAACAGCCCGAGCATATTTACCACCCGAATACAGGCCTGGTCGCATGTACTCGGATACGGACTCAGAGAAG ATGTGGATGTACTCCCTAGGTCGAGCGCTGGTGGACACAACACCCCGAGTAGCTGCTCTAACAGGATCAGTATCAGTATCACCCACGTCAGCCCTGCAGTCGGTCCTGGCTGCCATGACAGAGCCAGATCCTCGTCGACGGGCTTCGCTGATGAATCTTCTTGAT GTAATATCCGAGTACTGTCGCACGCGCCTGCAGTCAAAGCCTTTTACTCACATAGTCATGGATATGTACAGAGAGGTGGTGAGATCTTCGCAATATGCAGCTCGGAGACGTTTTGCGATGCAGTCACGCATGATAAATATGAAATCCCAGCGACCGCCCCAGCATCATCATcaaccaccaccaccagcacCGTCTCACTACTCAAAACATCATGTCAAAGGCAATTTATTCAAGACACAGTCACGTAATTCACGGTCTCATCCCAATCTTCAGAGTCTTTCGGGCCAGGAGCCGACGTTATCCAGTCCCAAACCCCAATTTCAATCGCAAATGAATATCGAATCGATAAATCAAATGGGTAACAGTGCCGAGGTACATCATGGACGAACAAATTCACAACCAGTTACGACAGAACGTACTGTTGGTATCACACAAACTAGAAGTAATCACAATTTAGCGATTAATAGTGAACAGATTCAATCTGGTAACAATGTGTACAGCGATCCAATTTATGCATTACCAGTCAAGCCATTTCTCAGCTCTCAGGATGTGCGGGTGAATGGACTGTCAGCAAAATCAACGGTACAACGAACAGATGTCTATGCACAACCAGTGAGAGTTCGATGTGTGCGTAATGGTGGATCATCGCAACCTAACATTGCTCATCTTGGTAGAATGACCGGTGATGAGGTTGTTTATGGGGCGGGGAGAAATTGTCCACCAGCACTGCTACATCGACAGTATTCCAATCCCCAGTTGCCGAGTAGAAATTCAAGTGATAACAATGGGGCATTGAGAAATCATCTGTCTAATCAGGGGGTGGGTGGGAGGCTCAGGGTGTTCACGGCTAACTGTGATCAGGAGGGTCACCTGCAGCGGAATGTGGAGGTGTCTGTTAAGGGGGTACATGGACCGACTCCGCCGAAACCACCGAGGATAATTACCAGTGTCGATAGGCCAGCAGCACCTCTGCCTGATACTAATGGCGAACCACCGCCCAAACCGCCGAG AAATGCTATTCGCAATGGGCCGAGGGCGAGACGAGGTAAACCCGTGCAGAGGGCACCATCAAGATTATATCGAGCTATTAGTGGGCCCACCAGATGTCTGAATAAAACACAGTGCGTTGGACCGGAGTTTGTGGTACGCGCCAATCAACCTTCGAAGTTGCTCACCGTGGGGGGTGTAAAG ACCGGCTGTGGCGGAAGAATAGTTGTCATATTGCTCACCGGGCAACGGATTGACGTGACCTGTGATCCCCAGAAAATAACGGCTGGCGAGCTCTTTCAG GCAATAGTTCAAGCGGAATCACTCGAGGAGAACTTTACCCTCGGTCTGGCGGCATTATTGGCCGGAGATTTTGCCATGTTACCACCGGAGACTAAGCTGAATAAGGTAGCGCCTCCAGGCTGGTTAAATAGTGGCAAAAGTAAGGGTCCCCTGGGTCTGCCCACCAGCTTTATGCTTTATCTACGTCTGCGATTCTTCCTTCCCTCCTTGAGAGGCATCAG AAGTTGGATCTCCAAGCACTTGCTCTATCTCCAAATAAGAAGATGCATACTGGAGCAGCAATTAGTTTGCCCTTTGACCCAACTCGTTAACCTAACGGGCCTAGCCCTGCAAGCCGAGTTTGGTAACTACAGTGTAAAC GAGCACGGACGCGGTGATTATTTCCTGCTGGAGCATTACATTCCCGAATCGCTTATTCTGAACCCGGACCATCAGAATTCTCACCTGACCACGGAGGCCCTCAAATCCCGGTTGCATCAAGCCCATCGTGATCGTCGCGGTCTCGACGCAAATAGTGCCGAAGAGATGTTCATAACGCACGCCCAGGGTCTCCACGACTACGGCTCGCATTTTTATATCGCCACAGTGGACACAAAGGAGctggaaaaaatatctgatcgaataaaaaaaattgaggcaaATCGCACAGCCGATCGTCCGGATACTGATAACATTTATCAAACGGATAGCGTTGACTACTCGCTctatggaaaaatcgagtacTCGAGTCCTGCGACTTACGGTAATATCGAATCCTCGGAGCCCATGAAAAATCATAGAGACGATATTTACGCAGTTCCGAAGAATAGTTCGGGCGTTAGTGTAGCTGAGAAGAACAACAACAACATCAGCAACAGCAGTCAGAATAAATCGCGATCGAAAAAATCGGAGACGAACGTGTGGCTCGCAGTTCATGGACAGGGTCTGAAGCTGTTCGCGCGAGCTGGCAGGCCCCGGGAGAGAAGCGAATTGATTCGTGTTCAGTGGAGGGACATTCAGACCCTCAGCTACAGTAAAAATTGTCTAGTTGTTTACACAAAATTCGCAGGAAAAAGGGCGAAATTCAAACTGCGAATGGATCACAAAAAGAGTTATTATGCATTTAAACTCACATCACTCCATCATCAGTTCTTTCTGAAGCTCAAGTCCGAGCTTACTTCGCTCCAGGGCTTGCAGAAGGACTTCGGGGTTGCGTTGACGAGCGAGGGGAATTCACCGAGGATAAAGAGCggtggaaaaaattcatcgtcGAGGATATCCATCGCTGAGGGAACCAAGACAGGCGATCAGAAAGTTATTCCCTTGGAGGAGCTGCAGAATAAAGAGAATGAGAATCCTCAGAGGGATGGGGGACAGGCCAAGTGCGATGATGATGAGCCGGTTTGTTATACTCCTGAGGAGGACGCACTTTATGCTCAGGTTAACGCGAGACTTGAACCGGAGGGGGCGTCCAGGGACACCGAGGACGAGGGGGAGAGGCAAGCGAGGATTGATGATGCCGAGGGGGTGACTGGGGCTGAGGGGGCTGAGGGCGAGTTTAGTTACTCGAATGTTGGCGGGACTTATGCGGGGATTAAACAGGGAAAGAGTGAGGAAGTTGGAGACGTTAAACATCCTGAGGAACTTTATGCTGCGATCAATAAATCTTTGAGCAAAAAGAATGGATATCCCACCCCGGAGGAGGTCTGGGATGTCGCGGGGAAGAATGCCCCAGCGAAAAATCTTGCGAAG GTAAAGACATCGAGCCTCCCGAATTACGGAACCCCACGTCAGAGCACCGGTTTCCGGACGCCGAGTCTTCCACGTCGGCTGGGGGTGAAAATGGGAACTCGGGCGATATACAGCAGTCTGGTTCAACGTGATCCCAGCCTTGCCGACGACCTTGAGTCTCTCTCACTGAAATCCGACACCGCCTCGTCGATTCAATCGACATCTGTCCATTCAACAGAGTCCCCGATGCCCGAGGCCTACGTACTCA ATGCAGATATCAGAACTGATGACGAGACATTTAGAATAGCCAACGACGAGAGCATGTCGGCATCGCTGGTGGCGAGGCTCGAGGAGTTGTCATTCACCGAGGAGAGAATTCTCCACACCATAAAGTTGGAAAGGGGTCACGGAGGGAGTATAGGGCTGCAGGTTACCGAGGGTAACGATGGAGGAGTATATGTCCAGGCAGTTTCCGTTGGAGGATCCGCCGATATGGCTGGAAATGTCAATAAAG gtGATAGAATTCTCGCAATAAACGGTCAGAGTTTGCTGAATCTTCGTTACGAGGACGCCTTGAAGTTGCTTCAAAGTTCATCGGAGACTGTCGAGCTCGTTCTATCACAGTTCACATCTAACAGAACTGATGCACTCAGGCAACATCACCAGGAGccaattgttaataattaccTCCAAAATTTGAGATTTGACATTTCGGGGGAGGCCGATGTGCCCGGAATGACTAACAAGTGGCTTTCCCACAAGTCCGGGGATGTTGCGTCAGTGCAGAATACCTCCAGTGCATACAGCAGCGCAGCCTCCAGTGCAATGGGTAATCACAATATCAATGTTTATCAGATCGAGGATGGCTTTGCACTCAATTCAGCCAGTATGTTGCTGAGCATCGAGGACTTTGATGTCAGCAGAACGAGTCGTCAAGTCTTTATTTAA
- the LOC135169288 gene encoding uncharacterized protein LOC135169288 isoform X2, with the protein MTCRLLPASTSIRSCQLMARRQLTIEILATSVHITCPCKPFIVHKSHEYIDPMFVMKRMEKMHSAISWIQFDGKEYSSRRWVIHMGIKVISEYCRTRLQSKPFTHIVMDMYREVVRSSQYAARRRFAMQSRMINMKSQRPPQHHHQPPPPAPSHYSKHHVKGNLFKTQSRNSRSHPNLQSLSGQEPTLSSPKPQFQSQMNIESINQMGNSAEVHHGRTNSQPVTTERTVGITQTRSNHNLAINSEQIQSGNNVYSDPIYALPVKPFLSSQDVRVNGLSAKSTVQRTDVYAQPVRVRCVRNGGSSQPNIAHLGRMTGDEVVYGAGRNCPPALLHRQYSNPQLPSRNSSDNNGALRNHLSNQGVGGRLRVFTANCDQEGHLQRNVEVSVKGVHGPTPPKPPRIITSVDRPAAPLPDTNGEPPPKPPRNAIRNGPRARRGKPVQRAPSRLYRAISGPTRCLNKTQCVGPEFVVRANQPSKLLTVGGVKTGCGGRIVVILLTGQRIDVTCDPQKITAGELFQAIVQAESLEENFTLGLAALLAGDFAMLPPETKLNKVAPPGWLNSGKSKGPLGLPTSFMLYLRLRFFLPSLRGIRSWISKHLLYLQIRRCILEQQLVCPLTQLVNLTGLALQAEFGNYSVNEHGRGDYFLLEHYIPESLILNPDHQNSHLTTEALKSRLHQAHRDRRGLDANSAEEMFITHAQGLHDYGSHFYIATVDTKELEKISDRIKKIEANRTADRPDTDNIYQTDSVDYSLYGKIEYSSPATYGNIESSEPMKNHRDDIYAVPKNSSGVSVAEKNNNNISNSSQNKSRSKKSETNVWLAVHGQGLKLFARAGRPRERSELIRVQWRDIQTLSYSKNCLVVYTKFAGKRAKFKLRMDHKKSYYAFKLTSLHHQFFLKLKSELTSLQGLQKDFGVALTSEGNSPRIKSGGKNSSSRISIAEGTKTGDQKVIPLEELQNKENENPQRDGGQAKCDDDEPVCYTPEEDALYAQVNARLEPEGASRDTEDEGERQARIDDAEGVTGAEGAEGEFSYSNVGGTYAGIKQGKSEEVGDVKHPEELYAAINKSLSKKNGYPTPEEVWDVAGKNAPAKNLAKVKTSSLPNYGTPRQSTGFRTPSLPRRLGVKMGTRAIYSSLVQRDPSLADDLESLSLKSDTASSIQSTSVHSTESPMPEAYVLNADIRTDDETFRIANDESMSASLVARLEELSFTEERILHTIKLERGHGGSIGLQVTEGNDGGVYVQAVSVGGSADMAGNVNKGDRILAINGQSLLNLRYEDALKLLQSSSETVELVLSQFTSNRTDALRQHHQEPIVNNYLQNLRFDISGEADVPGMTNKWLSHKSGDVASVQNTSSAYSSAASSAMGNHNINVYQIEDGFALNSASMLLSIEDFDVSRTSRQVFI; encoded by the exons ATGACATGCAGACTGTTACCTGCCTCGACTAGTATCCGGAGCTGTCAATTAATGGCACGTAGACAACTGACGATAGAAATTCTCGCAACCAGTGTCCACATCACATGTCCCTGTAAACCCTTCATCGTTCACAAGTCCCATGAGTATATCGATCCAATGTTTGTGATGAAAAGAATGGAGAAGATGCATTCTGCTATCAGTTGGATTCAATTTGATGGAAAGGAGTATTCATCACGAAGATGGGTGATTCATATGGGCATAAAG GTAATATCCGAGTACTGTCGCACGCGCCTGCAGTCAAAGCCTTTTACTCACATAGTCATGGATATGTACAGAGAGGTGGTGAGATCTTCGCAATATGCAGCTCGGAGACGTTTTGCGATGCAGTCACGCATGATAAATATGAAATCCCAGCGACCGCCCCAGCATCATCATcaaccaccaccaccagcacCGTCTCACTACTCAAAACATCATGTCAAAGGCAATTTATTCAAGACACAGTCACGTAATTCACGGTCTCATCCCAATCTTCAGAGTCTTTCGGGCCAGGAGCCGACGTTATCCAGTCCCAAACCCCAATTTCAATCGCAAATGAATATCGAATCGATAAATCAAATGGGTAACAGTGCCGAGGTACATCATGGACGAACAAATTCACAACCAGTTACGACAGAACGTACTGTTGGTATCACACAAACTAGAAGTAATCACAATTTAGCGATTAATAGTGAACAGATTCAATCTGGTAACAATGTGTACAGCGATCCAATTTATGCATTACCAGTCAAGCCATTTCTCAGCTCTCAGGATGTGCGGGTGAATGGACTGTCAGCAAAATCAACGGTACAACGAACAGATGTCTATGCACAACCAGTGAGAGTTCGATGTGTGCGTAATGGTGGATCATCGCAACCTAACATTGCTCATCTTGGTAGAATGACCGGTGATGAGGTTGTTTATGGGGCGGGGAGAAATTGTCCACCAGCACTGCTACATCGACAGTATTCCAATCCCCAGTTGCCGAGTAGAAATTCAAGTGATAACAATGGGGCATTGAGAAATCATCTGTCTAATCAGGGGGTGGGTGGGAGGCTCAGGGTGTTCACGGCTAACTGTGATCAGGAGGGTCACCTGCAGCGGAATGTGGAGGTGTCTGTTAAGGGGGTACATGGACCGACTCCGCCGAAACCACCGAGGATAATTACCAGTGTCGATAGGCCAGCAGCACCTCTGCCTGATACTAATGGCGAACCACCGCCCAAACCGCCGAG AAATGCTATTCGCAATGGGCCGAGGGCGAGACGAGGTAAACCCGTGCAGAGGGCACCATCAAGATTATATCGAGCTATTAGTGGGCCCACCAGATGTCTGAATAAAACACAGTGCGTTGGACCGGAGTTTGTGGTACGCGCCAATCAACCTTCGAAGTTGCTCACCGTGGGGGGTGTAAAG ACCGGCTGTGGCGGAAGAATAGTTGTCATATTGCTCACCGGGCAACGGATTGACGTGACCTGTGATCCCCAGAAAATAACGGCTGGCGAGCTCTTTCAG GCAATAGTTCAAGCGGAATCACTCGAGGAGAACTTTACCCTCGGTCTGGCGGCATTATTGGCCGGAGATTTTGCCATGTTACCACCGGAGACTAAGCTGAATAAGGTAGCGCCTCCAGGCTGGTTAAATAGTGGCAAAAGTAAGGGTCCCCTGGGTCTGCCCACCAGCTTTATGCTTTATCTACGTCTGCGATTCTTCCTTCCCTCCTTGAGAGGCATCAG AAGTTGGATCTCCAAGCACTTGCTCTATCTCCAAATAAGAAGATGCATACTGGAGCAGCAATTAGTTTGCCCTTTGACCCAACTCGTTAACCTAACGGGCCTAGCCCTGCAAGCCGAGTTTGGTAACTACAGTGTAAAC GAGCACGGACGCGGTGATTATTTCCTGCTGGAGCATTACATTCCCGAATCGCTTATTCTGAACCCGGACCATCAGAATTCTCACCTGACCACGGAGGCCCTCAAATCCCGGTTGCATCAAGCCCATCGTGATCGTCGCGGTCTCGACGCAAATAGTGCCGAAGAGATGTTCATAACGCACGCCCAGGGTCTCCACGACTACGGCTCGCATTTTTATATCGCCACAGTGGACACAAAGGAGctggaaaaaatatctgatcgaataaaaaaaattgaggcaaATCGCACAGCCGATCGTCCGGATACTGATAACATTTATCAAACGGATAGCGTTGACTACTCGCTctatggaaaaatcgagtacTCGAGTCCTGCGACTTACGGTAATATCGAATCCTCGGAGCCCATGAAAAATCATAGAGACGATATTTACGCAGTTCCGAAGAATAGTTCGGGCGTTAGTGTAGCTGAGAAGAACAACAACAACATCAGCAACAGCAGTCAGAATAAATCGCGATCGAAAAAATCGGAGACGAACGTGTGGCTCGCAGTTCATGGACAGGGTCTGAAGCTGTTCGCGCGAGCTGGCAGGCCCCGGGAGAGAAGCGAATTGATTCGTGTTCAGTGGAGGGACATTCAGACCCTCAGCTACAGTAAAAATTGTCTAGTTGTTTACACAAAATTCGCAGGAAAAAGGGCGAAATTCAAACTGCGAATGGATCACAAAAAGAGTTATTATGCATTTAAACTCACATCACTCCATCATCAGTTCTTTCTGAAGCTCAAGTCCGAGCTTACTTCGCTCCAGGGCTTGCAGAAGGACTTCGGGGTTGCGTTGACGAGCGAGGGGAATTCACCGAGGATAAAGAGCggtggaaaaaattcatcgtcGAGGATATCCATCGCTGAGGGAACCAAGACAGGCGATCAGAAAGTTATTCCCTTGGAGGAGCTGCAGAATAAAGAGAATGAGAATCCTCAGAGGGATGGGGGACAGGCCAAGTGCGATGATGATGAGCCGGTTTGTTATACTCCTGAGGAGGACGCACTTTATGCTCAGGTTAACGCGAGACTTGAACCGGAGGGGGCGTCCAGGGACACCGAGGACGAGGGGGAGAGGCAAGCGAGGATTGATGATGCCGAGGGGGTGACTGGGGCTGAGGGGGCTGAGGGCGAGTTTAGTTACTCGAATGTTGGCGGGACTTATGCGGGGATTAAACAGGGAAAGAGTGAGGAAGTTGGAGACGTTAAACATCCTGAGGAACTTTATGCTGCGATCAATAAATCTTTGAGCAAAAAGAATGGATATCCCACCCCGGAGGAGGTCTGGGATGTCGCGGGGAAGAATGCCCCAGCGAAAAATCTTGCGAAG GTAAAGACATCGAGCCTCCCGAATTACGGAACCCCACGTCAGAGCACCGGTTTCCGGACGCCGAGTCTTCCACGTCGGCTGGGGGTGAAAATGGGAACTCGGGCGATATACAGCAGTCTGGTTCAACGTGATCCCAGCCTTGCCGACGACCTTGAGTCTCTCTCACTGAAATCCGACACCGCCTCGTCGATTCAATCGACATCTGTCCATTCAACAGAGTCCCCGATGCCCGAGGCCTACGTACTCA ATGCAGATATCAGAACTGATGACGAGACATTTAGAATAGCCAACGACGAGAGCATGTCGGCATCGCTGGTGGCGAGGCTCGAGGAGTTGTCATTCACCGAGGAGAGAATTCTCCACACCATAAAGTTGGAAAGGGGTCACGGAGGGAGTATAGGGCTGCAGGTTACCGAGGGTAACGATGGAGGAGTATATGTCCAGGCAGTTTCCGTTGGAGGATCCGCCGATATGGCTGGAAATGTCAATAAAG gtGATAGAATTCTCGCAATAAACGGTCAGAGTTTGCTGAATCTTCGTTACGAGGACGCCTTGAAGTTGCTTCAAAGTTCATCGGAGACTGTCGAGCTCGTTCTATCACAGTTCACATCTAACAGAACTGATGCACTCAGGCAACATCACCAGGAGccaattgttaataattaccTCCAAAATTTGAGATTTGACATTTCGGGGGAGGCCGATGTGCCCGGAATGACTAACAAGTGGCTTTCCCACAAGTCCGGGGATGTTGCGTCAGTGCAGAATACCTCCAGTGCATACAGCAGCGCAGCCTCCAGTGCAATGGGTAATCACAATATCAATGTTTATCAGATCGAGGATGGCTTTGCACTCAATTCAGCCAGTATGTTGCTGAGCATCGAGGACTTTGATGTCAGCAGAACGAGTCGTCAAGTCTTTATTTAA